The Cervus elaphus chromosome 9, mCerEla1.1, whole genome shotgun sequence genomic interval agatggattcaatgcagtcttttttttttttttttttggccctgcaggcatgtgggatcttagttccctgaccaggaattgaacccatgtcctctgtgttggaggcacagagtcttaaccactggaccaccagggaggtccccaatGCAGTCTTAATTGATCCTGGCTGCTGCTTGATATGAGCTGTCTTCTTTTGGAGCTGTGAATTGTCCTTAATGCtacagtttccactgtttacaTTTGATCTTCAGTATAACACAGTCTTCTATAGCAGTGCTTACATTTCACCCGACCAAATTTATAAGggaaaaattcatgttttaaagttttgtatCATACCTTAAATTTAAAGCTCATTTATATTTTGGTTATGTTAAATGGTTTGTACTAGACTGTGTTAATGTGAGGGAATCTTTCTTGGGTTTGCTTCTGTGCAAGCTTGGGAACAATTGATTCCCACTGGGTGAACTCTCGCTTTTCAGATGCCAGCTCTGGAATCTTTGCTCTCAATATAGATGGAGTTTCTGTGATTTTTGCTGTTCTCttactggaatttttttcctgCCTGGAGGACACTGAAAATCCAGATCGTATTGCCCTAAGATGATTGTGTTCTGGGAACACAGGGACGGAGTGTGCGGAAGGGCTGGGTCATGACAGTAGAGCATTGTTTGGTTTATCCTCTTTATAAGTGCCTCTGAGTAGCACATGAGGTTCCCCCCAACCCCAGACATCAAGCAATTTctcaggcagaaggagaaagatgtGTACTAAAAACGAGGGGGAAACATGATtgagggagaaaggggaagacaACATTTGTTTGAGAGTTTTGAGGGTCCCAGGAATAGTGAGGAATACATACACAGAAATCAATCAAGAAAAGTCATGAAACATTGAGGTGTGAGGGGTTGTGATATTTCTAAATactttgttctcttttccttttcactgctcATTGTTTTTAGAAGGGCAGTGTCTTCAGAGAAAGAACAATCATTATTACAGGGTCTTGTTGGATTAAAGAACTTATTAAACTACAGTTTTGATGGAATTAAGTCAATTCAGAGGATACCCACTGACCCcaccccccatacacacacacactgaattttAGGAAAGAATAGTTATGATGACTgtgttctacatctgtgacttaaaaaataactaatgGAATAACCATAGGGGATTAATAAGACTGATTTCTGTATTAACCAGGGCTCACTAGGTTTACCACAGCCTTCCAGGTAGGAGAGAGGAAATGCATAAGTAGTCAGCAGTAAAGTATGCTCAGATTCACATGATGTTTGCAGTGTTAGTCACCACCAGCCATTGCCTTAGGTTAAAGGGAAAGTCATTCCCAGGTCAGAGTATGATGCCATGTTGGTGTAGGCCAGAGAGCAAAGAGGGGAAAGAACTCCCGTTCTTTTCTGAATCCCTGTTAGgcccctggaaaaagaagaatgggAGACAGAAGGCAGATGTGGTCAAAGGAGAGAGCTTCCAGCCATTCTGACTCCTTATTACAAAGTTTAAGTTTATTATCAGCTCCTTCAAATGACAGTCTCCTCACTTGCACCTTGTCCCACTGGGTTTAAGCCCCTACTCCAGCCCAATAGTCTATTTACCACCTTTTCTAAAAAACACCGTCcttatgtttctctttttaaccCATTGTCCAGGGAAGGATTTGAACCATGTTCATTTATATACCCCACTACTTAGACCAGTGCCAGGCATAGTCAGCACTACATAAATGTCTGCTTGCTTGAACGTCACTCAGGGGTTCCTTAGCTTACCTTACTATTGGCTCCTAGCACTGGAAATTCTACAGAGGTAGCTTAGGTTAGGTTGGGTTTCAGTCTGATTTATGAGCTATTATAAAGTCATCCGGaattccatttctttccttctttctgctatACCTTTCTGAAGTACCTGCTTCATCTTAAGGCTGGTGACCCCCTCAGGGCTGAAGATTGGCTGTCAGCAATTTGTAGCCCATGTCCTTGCTGGACTATGTGTTTGCTTATGTTAGGGCAAAAGGAAGTTTTTGGGAGCGTGTTTGGAGAGCCCTAAGATTTTAACTGATCAAACCACTTTAGAAATAATCTGAGTGGCCAAGGGTTGCCATTTGTGATTGGCTTAGTCCTAAATTCCTTGAATCAGTCTTgatggaaaagaggaaagggTGACCTGAATTGGCTTAGGTTAGACTGGGTTTACCCTGGAGCTGGTAAGGAATGAGCTTCCTATGAAGCACATGAACTGCAGGAGGAAAGAATGGATCAGTAACTGGAAATCTGACTTATTATGAAGGGGGGTATGGTTGTTGTGTGGGCAGACAACAAAGTCCACTCTTTTAATCCATATTTTTTAGGGAGCCTTACTTTATGTATAAGTAAGAAAAGTAATTTATTACTTAAAGTAATAAGTATTTATTACTTTATAAGAAGCTGTTCTCTTTTATAGAGTCATTTATGAATTTATTGATTGCATATTATGAAGAATTAATGGtgaaattattaaattttgaGCATGAGACTGTTTCCTTTATTAACTTAGATAGGTAAAACGTTACATATCAGCACAGGAGAGGGGTGACAGTGCAAGGCAGCAAGATGACAGTATCAGATTCATCCAGAGTGTACGGACTTTGCATTCCTCAGTAATGCTTTTAATCAGGAAGTCCTTGATCATGCACTTCAGGGGCTACAGAGGTGATAGAAAGGAGATGCTGACCTCCTCCAGACTTCAGGCCTAACCAAGAAAATGGATAAAAGgctctgggggctgggaggaaatGGCCTCCCTCACAGAAGCAAAACACCCAGAACAGGAACTATAAAACAGTGGGGGTTCCTGGTGAGCCCTCCAGAGTCCTGGGAGCCTGGATGGTTAGAGAAGATGCTTGGCATCCTCTGTAAATAGCTCTACCCTTGGCACAGTGACAGCCGAGCACACTGCTCAGCTGCGCAGAGCTTGGGGCCTGGGGAGAGCAACCAGGCCACCCGTGCCCAGGCAGGAGCAACCCTTACCCCATCCCTGGTCACTCACTGCTGGCATGGCTGCTTGGCTTGATTGCTGCTGTCACAGCCTGTCGTCTAGTGAGGCAGGCAGACAAAAAGCAATCAGATACATAAGACGTTTGCCAGTGGTGAGAAGAAAACAAAGTGGGCAGAGCTGAAAATGTGCAAGAGGTTTAGGATATCTCTAAGGCAATTTGTAAATTGTCTCATGATTACAGTTTTTTTCTAATGATTTCCTCAGGTTAAAAACAAATAACTTTCACTGTTTGTCTCCTAGGTGTACTCTGCAGGTCCCTGATGAACCAAGGGAACCCTCCGCCGTATCCGGGCCCTGGTCCGACGGCCCCGTATCCCCCTTATCCATCACAACCGATGGGGCCTGGAGTCTACCCTCCAGGACCTCCAGGGGGACCCTACCCACCTCCTCAGGGCGGGTATCCCTACCAAGGATACCCACAGTACGGCTGGCAGGGCGGACCTCAGGAGCCTCCTAAAACCACAGGTACTGTGATGTGAGTGGGGTGGGTGTACAGTCGGCCCTCCGTATCTGTGGGTTCCGCACCCATGAATTCAGCCAACCACcagattgaaaatatttggggaaagaaaTTCTGGAAATTTCCAAAAAGTAGAACTTGAGTTTGCTGCACTCTAGAAACTACTTCCATAACATTCAtgttgtatttacaactatttaaacAACATTTACATTGTGTTGGGTGTTATAAATAATCTataaatgatttaaagtatatagaaGGACATGTGTAGGTTATATGTAAATACCTTTCAtataaagtatttatatataatgcACTCAAGGCACCACAGGTTTTGGTATTATGTGGGTCCTAGAACAAGTAAGTCCTCACAGACACTGAGGGACGACTGTATGTGTGTCCctgggtgcacatgtgtgcagTCCCACGTCACCAAAGGAAATGTTTGCGTGTTTTCTTTGGCAGAGGAGAAACTCTGGCCTTTGCGTGCTGTGGTTAACATTCCCAAAGCTTGGTGACATAGGTTGGCTTCTAACTCAGGAGAGTTGAATcatttctgcttccttccttcacATCTGTTGACCCCTTGTGGGGCAGATGACTTCCTGGCCGACATGTTTTCTGAGGGCACCTCCTCAAGCAGTGAGTTGGGGGCAAAGTAGCAGTTGGATTCTTGCTCTGGCAGCCAATTTTGTTTTCCAAGTTTAGCCTGTTGGGATTATTTTATCTCTCAACTTGTTGACCCTCAAGTCATCCTCTTGCCCCTGCTATTGGGGTTGGTTTTCTTCACTAATATGGTTTCATAATTCTGTGTAACCTGCTAGCTGAGTTGTCAGCAGGCTTGTAGTCCTTCTTGTGTGCTagaacagtgcttctcaaagtttACTCTGGAGACAAGGGCCAGTCTGTGAGCAGCTATCAGGCTGCCATGAGGTAAATACAGAAAGTGAGAGTAAACAtctaaaaaccttgaaaacagtttGACATTGCTGTGACATTCAAGCCTGTAATCTTGCATTTTACAAAAAGTAGCAGTCTGTGAAGGGTTAGGAAGGAAACATCTTGAGAAGCACTGTGCTACATGTCTGGGTGACTACTGTGACTGTTCTGTAACCTTTTGGTTTGCAGAATAGTTGCTCTGTTAGAGCTTTCAGCTTTTGAATATAGCTCATttttactgagtgcttattatgtgccaAGTGCTTTCCTAAGAGCTTTATATACATtcacatttaatccttacaacagtcTTACGaggttattcccattttacagtgaAGTGATTGAGGCACAGAGTGTAgtaatgacttgcccaaggccacccagCTAGAAATGGCAGAGCCCAGATCTGAATCCTGACAGGTTAACTGTGGACTCTGTACCTGTCTGTATCTTATTGCTGTTGTCCCTCTCCTGTCTTTTCTGAACTGCCACATTCGTCTGAATTTTAGAACCTTAAGGTGCCTCAGAGATTTTCTGAGGTTAATTTATAGTTTAACCCCGAAGGTTTAATAGTTTAACCTCTAAGATTAAATTTTATAGTTTAACCCCTTACTAATAGAAAGTGGTAACAGATTTGaaagttctttttatttcagaatttgagGGTTCTTTAGAATGGATAGATACCAAGGAAGAAAAATAGGTTTAAGAGTTGTGGGCTCAGTATGGGAAAGATTACACTTTTATGGTATTAAGTCAGAGGCTATATTAAGGTTGAATAGATTTGAATACCTTTAAAAGATTTAGtttattttgaaggaaaattttTACAATACAAggtactgtttctgttttgaagtgTTACAACATGTGCTTGGAGGAGGTCAGGAAGTACAACCAGTATAATCAGAATAGTTGGCCTCCAGGTCTGTGACATCAGAGGGGGATTTCCTAAAATAAAGCTCAGTTTCTTGGTTTCTGTTTCAAAATAAGGTAACCCTGTGATGAATGAAAGAAGGCAGTCTGAAAAGACCTGTTTATGTGCAATTCAAGACTAAGCCAAACTAACCTGTGGTTCTGGAGTTGGGGGCTAGGGTGGGGGTTGTTATTGACTGGGAAGGGCACAGGGAACCTTCTGGGTATTAGGAGTATTTTTTTATCTTAATCTGGGTATAAACATTTTTCAAGCCTCACAATATCTGTGCACTTTagtatatatgtcaataaaaaaaaaagtcagcccaGCATTTGTATTATACAGTAGACTCAGTCCAGTGCCTCCCCAGGTTGTATCTGTCACCAGAGCCCTTCTGGCCTACGGCTGAAAGATTTGTGAAGCAATACAGGCCCTTCCAAGTATTTCCGGGCCTGTATTGTTTGTACTGATTTTAAGTAGCATTCAGCGGATTGGAACGTTCCAGAGCTTGTCTAGAATAAGTGCTTCCTGGGCTCGGTGGACCTTGTTCCCTCATGCAGAAAATATTCATAGGTTTGGCCCTCTTTCTTACCTTTGGTGTCATTTAAGTGTTAATATTATGTCAGCATTTTTGAGGGAAAAATAGGATCTTAAT includes:
- the CYSTM1 gene encoding cysteine-rich and transmembrane domain-containing protein 1 — translated: MNQGNPPPYPGPGPTAPYPPYPSQPMGPGVYPPGPPGGPYPPPQGGYPYQGYPQYGWQGGPQEPPKTTVYVVERERKTEDSGCQAALAACWAALCCCCLLESLD